A window of Halomonas sp. GFAJ-1 contains these coding sequences:
- a CDS encoding phosphoenolpyruvate synthase regulatory protein (mediates the activation of PEP synthetase by an inorganic phosphate pyrophosphorylation and inactivates PEP synthetase by ADP-dependent phosphorylation) gives MKRTAFFISDGTGITAESLGRSLLAQFSDIEIEMLTKPYIDTVEKAQALAEIIDSTAVRDGHRPIIIDTIVDQQVRDVIRHATGFKVDIFSTFLKPLEQELETHSSYSVGRTHSIGSDAVYMDRIHSVHFALDNDDGARTHQYDKADIILVGVSRCGKTPTSLYLALQFGIRAANYPLTEDDLDEDGSLKLPKVLSPHRQKLFGLTIDARRLAAIRNERRPNSRYSSMDQCLQEVEQAESLYRSLSIPFIDTTRFSVEEISTRMIAETGLARRFSPR, from the coding sequence ATGAAGCGGACAGCTTTTTTTATTTCTGACGGTACCGGCATCACCGCTGAAAGCCTTGGGCGCAGCTTGTTAGCACAGTTTAGCGACATTGAAATCGAGATGTTGACCAAGCCTTACATCGATACGGTTGAAAAAGCCCAAGCCTTGGCAGAAATAATTGACTCCACTGCAGTGCGTGATGGGCACCGCCCCATCATCATCGACACTATCGTTGACCAACAAGTACGCGATGTAATTCGCCACGCCACTGGCTTTAAGGTAGATATTTTTTCGACATTTTTGAAGCCACTGGAGCAAGAGTTAGAGACCCACTCTTCCTACAGCGTGGGGAGAACACACTCCATTGGTAGCGATGCTGTGTATATGGATCGTATCCATTCGGTGCACTTTGCACTAGATAATGACGACGGCGCGCGCACCCACCAGTACGATAAGGCAGACATTATTTTGGTCGGCGTATCACGCTGTGGAAAAACCCCCACGTCGCTCTATTTGGCCCTTCAGTTTGGCATTCGCGCTGCTAACTACCCGCTAACGGAGGATGATCTTGACGAAGATGGCAGCCTAAAGCTGCCCAAAGTGCTCTCACCCCATCGTCAAAAGCTATTTGGGTTAACCATTGATGCACGTAGGCTTGCGGCTATTCGAAATGAACGCCGGCCAAACAGCCGCTACAGTTCGATGGACCAGTGTTTGCAAGAAGTGGAGCAAGCGGAGTCGCTGTATCGCTCCCTGAGCATTCCATTTATTGATACAACGCGTTTTTCCGTTGAAGAAATTTCCACGCGGATGATTGCAGAAACAGGCCTAGCGAGGCGCTTTTCGCCCCGCTAA
- a CDS encoding hypoxanthine-guanine phosphoribosyltransferase, with translation MSKLDKETLESLDSMRELMGNADCLISQEKVERALDRMAEAITKDLGDKLPVFYCVMNGGLITTGHLLTRLGFPLEVDYLHATRYRNELRGGELFWRVSPEIPMAGRHVVIVDDILDEGSTLAAILAYCEEAQAASVTTAVLVDKQHNRKAVPGLKADYCSLEVADRYVFGFGMDYKGYWRNAPGIFAPKGM, from the coding sequence ATGTCCAAACTGGATAAAGAAACGCTTGAGTCGCTGGACTCGATGCGCGAACTGATGGGTAACGCAGATTGCCTGATTTCTCAGGAAAAAGTAGAGCGTGCCTTAGACCGCATGGCAGAAGCGATCACCAAAGATTTGGGTGATAAATTGCCGGTTTTTTACTGCGTGATGAATGGTGGGTTAATTACTACCGGGCACCTGCTAACACGGCTTGGTTTTCCGCTAGAAGTGGACTACCTGCACGCCACTCGTTACCGTAACGAACTGCGTGGGGGCGAGCTATTCTGGCGCGTCTCTCCAGAAATACCTATGGCGGGCCGCCATGTGGTTATCGTTGACGACATTCTTGACGAAGGGTCAACACTTGCGGCAATTCTTGCTTACTGCGAAGAAGCCCAAGCGGCCAGCGTGACCACCGCTGTACTGGTCGATAAGCAGCACAATAGAAAAGCGGTACCGGGTTTGAAAGCCGACTACTGCAGCCTCGAAGTGGCCGACCGATACGTATTCGGTTTTGGTATGGACTACAAAGGCTACTGGCGCAACGCCCCTGGGATTTTTGCCCCCAAGGGCATGTAG
- a CDS encoding beta-N-acetylhexosaminidase, producing MTQPLGPVILDLEGPRLTKAEKQLLLEPAVGGVILFARNVEDAYQTRQLCSDIRRVRGDLLLAIDQEGGRVQRIKQGVTRLPPMARIGDLFANDQEAGMTLAKDAGWLLGMEMAACGLDISFAPVLDVESGISSVIGDRSFSTDPDHVALLGHGFIQGLHDAGMAAVGKHFPGHGGVAADSHVALPVDDRSLEQIKQRDLVPFAQLASQLDGVMPAHVIYSAFDARPAGFSPNWLGMLRESLGFKGCIFSDDLSMAGAHAAGDPKARANAALTAGCDMLLVCNDRAAALEVVDACQGLQGKPPAKLRYGRARPDLDALSALGRWRRTHAKLEALAN from the coding sequence ATGACTCAACCCCTAGGCCCGGTCATACTCGACCTTGAAGGGCCGCGATTGACCAAAGCGGAAAAGCAGCTATTGCTGGAGCCTGCGGTTGGCGGGGTCATCCTGTTTGCGCGTAACGTAGAGGATGCCTATCAAACGCGCCAGCTGTGTAGCGATATCCGGCGGGTACGCGGTGATCTGCTGTTAGCCATCGACCAAGAAGGTGGGCGTGTCCAGCGTATTAAGCAGGGCGTCACCAGGTTGCCCCCTATGGCGCGCATTGGCGACCTATTTGCTAATGACCAAGAAGCGGGCATGACGTTGGCCAAAGATGCTGGCTGGCTACTGGGAATGGAGATGGCCGCTTGCGGTCTCGACATCAGTTTCGCCCCCGTACTGGATGTGGAAAGCGGGATTTCTAGCGTAATTGGTGACCGCAGTTTCAGCACTGATCCAGACCATGTCGCTCTACTAGGCCATGGATTTATTCAAGGCCTACATGACGCTGGTATGGCGGCGGTGGGAAAGCACTTCCCCGGCCATGGCGGTGTAGCTGCGGACTCCCATGTGGCACTCCCTGTTGATGATCGCTCCCTTGAGCAAATAAAGCAGCGCGACCTCGTGCCCTTTGCCCAGCTTGCGAGCCAATTGGATGGGGTAATGCCTGCCCACGTCATCTATAGCGCATTTGATGCCCGGCCTGCGGGTTTCTCACCCAATTGGCTTGGCATGCTGAGGGAGTCGCTGGGCTTTAAAGGATGTATTTTTTCTGATGATTTGAGTATGGCGGGCGCCCATGCGGCTGGGGATCCTAAGGCGCGGGCAAACGCAGCCTTAACGGCAGGGTGCGACATGCTTCTGGTGTGTAATGACCGAGCCGCTGCGCTGGAAGTGGTCGACGCTTGCCAAGGTTTGCAAGGTAAACCTCCCGCCAAATTACGCTATGGCCGTGCCAGACCTGATCTCGATGCTCTCTCAGCATTGGGTCGTTGGCGTCGCACGCATGCCAAATTAGAAGCGCTAGCCAACTAA
- a CDS encoding TetR family transcriptional regulator produces the protein MAQSDTVTRILDTAEVLFAERGFAETSLRNITSKARVNLAAVNYHFGSKKALIQAVFARYLEPFSQRFHTALDELEARYESEPIPLEVLLETMASTVLAVPAERNSLKVFMRLLGLAYSQAQGHLRRYIQQEYGDVFTRFTELVRQATPDLPDAERFWRLHFMLGTVIFTLSGLDALRDIAAKDYNEQVTVRDLVRRLRPVVVAAMHAPLPPVLEEGHYENAHIS, from the coding sequence ATGGCGCAGTCTGATACGGTAACGCGTATTTTAGATACCGCAGAGGTGCTATTTGCAGAGCGCGGTTTTGCCGAAACCTCGCTGCGCAATATCACAAGCAAGGCGCGGGTTAACCTAGCGGCGGTCAACTACCACTTTGGCTCTAAAAAAGCGCTTATCCAAGCCGTTTTTGCACGTTATTTGGAGCCTTTTTCACAGCGTTTTCATACCGCGCTGGATGAGCTGGAGGCACGCTATGAAAGCGAGCCTATACCCTTGGAAGTATTGCTTGAAACCATGGCATCAACGGTGCTGGCAGTGCCTGCAGAGCGCAATAGCCTGAAGGTATTCATGCGTTTGCTAGGCTTAGCTTATAGCCAAGCTCAGGGGCATCTGCGGCGCTATATACAGCAGGAGTATGGTGATGTATTTACCCGCTTCACTGAACTGGTACGTCAAGCAACCCCTGACTTGCCGGACGCTGAACGCTTTTGGCGGCTACACTTCATGTTAGGTACAGTGATTTTTACCTTATCGGGTCTTGATGCGCTGCGCGATATCGCCGCTAAAGATTACAACGAGCAGGTCACCGTTAGAGACCTAGTAAGACGTTTACGCCCAGTGGTAGTGGCTGCGATGCATGCACCGTTACCCCCTGTGCTAGAAGAAGGACACTATGAGAACGCCCACATTAGCTGA